One Bufo gargarizans isolate SCDJY-AF-19 chromosome 3, ASM1485885v1, whole genome shotgun sequence DNA segment encodes these proteins:
- the AKAP11 gene encoding A-kinase anchor protein 11 isoform X1 produces the protein MDSCTQSQCYQMKPKLSVKKECVSEGLLNSVKSLLQSRKELCAITEGLKSNNAGDFIEVTFLGLFGESGTGNIQSAASFHLDIPELIRSLHPCNLNENEVLLLKDGKEETKSNTPEGHFSGTVCLMSTSSSPFCTSDALFVMLSKYTAGVKYAVEQECLSRLNTKAEHHEDDDTNHSVSSIEDDFVTAFEHLDEEELTNIGDSQGLGWETLKNQRDASSQTQPTHCLDISGSKILFSSVRRRSSIKSAVLMGYLGLAEMSSSVKNTVTTSMYNTWTQRTVSAHEKIFSQSPVETSESECSSPSPIIFLDEEGYQKSLKAKLNLPKIPVGKDGIEDSDSELSEFFDSFDRFDEPESSLEALSQNNHIAVLASPSKKRKCAKENISTVCMNPQKFKIDCPTLSASVKKPTPRKAESPFSSMSDLQDSPRPKKTCSDDSGTLFSPIRSSAFSPPGVPSATECTAHLVGRGDIPPSKDNSYDRLSEYANRVCSDMFDTILNAKPPSNIVKKEKTPKLKRKSHGKESERKSKSKHKSLKGGIQKFAADLVERSLGNAFKDLQRGVSSCTSALCHLAARLTSYVFQMAFYEIGRRQAFSIKKRAINSLANLMVSEVITSALQELRYIKKQMVTNAVTRFAADLAEELVFEGIMEVCQFSHPPTPSASYCQSFDYEDVVVSSYAKDLSESVIQEAFIELSQMNVGFTPEAAISVSMDNLKYVSSEGMMQGSQSSPIFPAPTTQEISPVEQKSKKDYTVQYALFFTSGLVSSVPVPIAAKVLSQQPISNDQMDISASKNWCADNVNNYHISTNSIADMSSDKQIILGNGQQDGVNTYSVTMVDMIVNEAYDVIKVAKTVDDYAEIMTRNITGMPFQDSSQNRVEDLGKVILKNSVGKSTQMSSNKLEEIKSSNLLDYNKNLTEMIYYSTKSPEQQKRIFRCPQAVGHATLNPYFTVKQLENSYKCDPTEKHPLSTCPGTSNASNNKLDTTSGRNVHSTGGSDPSLFGLHSCLPHINSFSSVMCSCGDDFVEEKNNQKDSVSTLPGTPPPTPLTTYDISPERSMRKLNKRLKGQLAKEFYPATPPSTPHLSVHEHDNGKKDDFMLRLMRSLSEEVESSSSDDSSEELEVSEETFRYADYLSSNIISIATDMASYSLDDDSSQGATSKNLSQLSVLSDKWGYPAYMRNITEELLETLCNYANSVAGEVISDAKETIGSRKNSLCDVEYCSSQTSGKDCRPKESSLKYVGMNFKAYDPTTLSLPSNCGLGLTSKYPSCESVTEEYADHLIRVLKMEGGNSELILDQYASRLVYRAMKSGLQQASKTIKVQCNRKIVSRVKSEANTSKEILRLLNRTHHSEKDKRRQSNVTLHSFTEDSVQKPEFAGLLHFAESLAQTITCDVRRKLKMSAASLPKSLTDSCLYSKSKNDYVTSDLVKSSFPKSLLSSPYKQKLYHSTSSLNDHGLNDGILKAIEQYACKVVDRTLEVSMEAARLQAVESKKKTGKVTQAGKLIHSYGTACRLCSAIEQHGSSVSPCHFLLGHDSSRKGKLCCKSRLNSCQKSRIFQLNIPKIHIDLDKRSLIADKIVSAALEKAERELSSGCPGADSGIGHNGMSFAESLTAEIMMSAMKNVGHVNISSIGKDGSQSVDSVTSQHTSVSVGDDSTGSWSNLSFEDEHQDECSSFLHLSDSNGNSSSWSSLGLEGDMGEENLSFPPSDSDGTEEKDEDPKVTAEVVNEKCKILYIRNVDMGPSMVEAQLRTMLQWIAASDSGVSEVHFLHAKQDLLPLFRHIRERGWRIGDLLQAVLQYCENSDMSTDIPSALYGWLLEYC, from the exons AGTGCAGCATCTTTTCACTTGGACATTCCAGAACTGATTAGGTCGCTTCATCCGTGCAACCTAAATGAAAATGAAGTCCTTCTGTTAAAAGATGGAAAGGAAGAGACTAAATCCAATACACCAGAG gGTCATTTTTCAGGAACAGTGTGTTTAATGAGTACATCATCATCTCCCTTCTGTACAAGTGATGCCTTGTTTGTAATGTTGAGCAAATATACAGCTGGTGTAAAATACGCAGTGGAGCAAGAATGCTTAAGCAGATTGAATACGAAGGCAGAGCACCATGAAGACGATGATACAAATCACTCTGTCTCTTCAATTGAGGATGATTTTGTAACTGCGTTTGAGCATTTGGATGAAGAGGAGCTTACAAATATAGGTGACAGCCAAG GACTTGGATGGGAAACTCTGAAAAACCAACGTGATGCTTCTTCCCAAACTCAGCCTACTCATTGCTTAGATATCAGTGGATCAAAAATCCTATTCAGCTCAGTACGCCGTCGATCGTCTATCAAATCTGCAGTTCTAATGGGTTACTTAGGACTTGCAGAAATGTCATCTTCTGTTAAAAATACAGTTACAACATCAATGTATAATACCTGGACACAGAGAACTGTTTCTGCCCATGAGAAAATATTTTCTCAGTCTCCTGTGGAAACCTCCGAATCTGAGTGCTCAAGTCCAAGTCCTATAATTTTCTTAGATGAAGAGGGTTACCAGAAAAGCTTAAAAGCAAAGCTTAACCTGCCAAAGATTCCTGTTGGCAAAGATGGCATTGAGGACTCTGACTCTGAATTAAGTGAATTCTTCGATAGTTTTGATAGATTTGATGAACCAGAATCATCATTAGAAGCCCTCTCTCAAAATAACCATATAGCTGTTCTAGCAAGCCCATCCAAAAAAAGAAAGTGTGCCAAAGAAAACATTAGTACCGTTTGCATGAATCCACAAAAGTTTAAAATTGATTGTCCGACACTTTCAGCCAGTGTGAAGAAGCCTACTCCTCGTAAAGCAGAATCTCCCTTTAGTAGCATGAGTGATTTACAAGACTCCCCTCGTCCAAAAAAGACGTGTTCTGACGACAGTGGTACATTGTTTAGTCCTATTCGATCATCTGCTTTTAGTCCTCCTGGAGTTCCCTCTGCAACAGAGTGTACAGCTCATTTAGTTGGTCGTGGTGATATTCCTCCATCTAAGGACAACTCTTATGACCGGTTAAGTGAATACGCAAACCGGGTGTGCAGTGACATGTTTGACACGATTTTAAATGCCAAACCGCCCTCCAACATTGTAAAGAAAGAGAAAACTCCAAAACTAAAACGTAAATCTCATGGCAAAGAGTCGGAACggaagtctaagtcaaaacacaAATCCCTTAAGGGAGGAATTCAGAAATTTGCTGCAGACCTGGTAGAAAGGAGTTTAGGCAATGCATTTAAAGACTTGCAGAGAGGTGTTTCATCTTGCACCAGTGCACTGTGTCACCTAGCTGCAAGGCTAACTTCATATGTTTTCCAAATGGCGTTCTATGAAATTGGAAGGAGGCAGGCATTCTCAATTAAGAAACGTGCCATTAATAGCCTGGCAAACCTCATGGTGAGTGAAGTCATTACTAGTGCTCTACAAGAGCTCAGATATATAAAGAAGCAGATGGTTACCAATGCAGTAACCCGTTTTGCTGCAGATCTTGCTGAGGAGCTTGTTTTTGAAGGAATTATGGAAGTGTGTCAGTTTTCTCACCCACCTACTCCAAGTGCTTCTTACTGCCAATCATTTGATTATGAAGATGTAGTTGTTAGTTCTTATGCTAAAGACTTATCAGAATCAGTCATTCAAGAAGCTTTTATTGAGCTTTCTCAGATGAATGTGGGTTTTACACCAGAAGCTGCTATAAGTGTTTCAATGGATAACCTCAAATACGTAAGCTCTGAAGGTATGATGCAGGGAAGTCAATCATCGCCCATATTCCCTGCTCCTACAACTCAAGAAATTTCTCCAGTAGAACAGAAGTCTAAGAAAGACTACACTGTGCAGTATGCTTTGTTCTTTACATCTGGTCTTGTGAGCTCTGTTCCTGTGCCTATAGCTGCTAAAGTTTTGAGCCAACAACCAATATCAAATGATCAAATGGATATTTCAGCAAGCAAAAATTGGTGTGCTGACAATGTAAACAATTATCACATTTCTACAAACAGCATTGCTGATATGTCATCTGATAAACAGATTATACTTGGTAATGGCCAGCAAGATGGAGTCAATACCTACTCAGTGACAATGGTGGATATGATTGTAAATGAAGCATATGATGTTATAAAGGTGGCCAAAACTGTGGATGATTATGCTGAAATAATGACCAGAAACATAACTGGCATGCCTTTCCAGGACTCTTCACAAAATCGTGTTGAAGATTTAGGCAaggttattttaaaaaattctgtAGGCAAGAGCACACAAATGTCTTCTAACAAATTAGAAGAAATTAAATCCAGCAATCTGCTTGATTACAATAAAAATCTGACTGAAATGATTTATTACTCTACAAAATCTCCAGAGCAGCAAAAAAGAATTTTTAGATGTCCTCAAGCAGTGGGCCATGCCACTTTAAACCCGTACTTTACTGTTAAGCAGTTGGAGAACAGTTACAAATGTGACCCTACAGAGAAACATCCCTTAAGCACTTGTCCAGGAAcatcaaatgcttcaaataataaATTGGATACAACTTCTGGAAGAAATGTTCATAGTACTGGTGGGTCTGATCCCTCACTGTTTGGTCTTCACAGTTGTCTTCCTCATATTAACAGTTTTTCCTCAGTAATGTGTAGTTGTGGTGATGACTTTGTTGAAGAAAAGAATAATCAAAAAGACTCTGTGTCTACACTGCCTGGTACACCACCTCCAACACCGTTGACAACTTATGACATAAGTCCAGAAAGGAGTATGAGAAAGCTTAATAAGAGACTGAAAGGACAACTGGCAAAAGAGTTCTATCCGGCCACCCCACCTTCTACTCCTCATTTGTCTGTACATGAACATGACAATGGGAAAAAAGATGATTTTATGCTTAGGCTCATGAGATCACTTTCTGAAGAAGTTGAAAGCTCTAGCAGTGATGATAGTTCTGAAGAGCTTGAGGTATCAGAAGAAACCTTCAGATATGCAGACTACTTATCCAGCAACATCATATCTATTGCCACTGACATGGCTTCTTACTCATTAGATGATGACTCTTCACAGGGAGCAACATCAAAGAACCTGTCACAGTTAAGTGTACTGAGTGATAAATGGGGTTATCCTGCCTACATGAGAAATATTACAGAGGAGCTGTTAGAGACTTTGTGCAACTATGCAAACAGTGTTGCTGGTGAAGTCATCAGTGATGCAAAGGAAACCATAGGAAGCCGAAAGAACTCTTTATGTGATGTAGAGTATTGTAGTTCTCAAACATCTGGCAAAGATTGTCGACCGAAAGAGAGTTCCTTGAAGTATGTAGGTATGAATTTTAAAGCATATGATCCTACCACTCTTTCTCTGCCTAGTAACTGTGGTTTAGGTTTGACATCGAAGTACCCCAGCTGTGAAAGTGTGACTGAAGAATATGCAGATCATCTTATCAGAGTGCTAAAGATGGAAGGAGGGAATAGTGAGTTAATTTTAGATCAATATGCAAGCAGGTTAGTTTATAGAGCTATGAAGTCTGGCCTCCAGCAGGCCTCAAAAACTATTAAAGTTCAGTGTAACAGGAAGATTGTGTCTAGAGTTAAATCTGAGGCCAATACTAGCAAAGAAATTCTTCGATTGTTGAATAGGACCCACCATTCAGAGAAAGACAAACGTAGACAAAGTAATGTTACCCTTCATTCATTTACTGAGGACTCTGTACAGAAACCTGAATTTGCTGGACTACTTCATTTTGCAGAGTCCCTTGCACAGACTATAACTTGTGATGTAAGGAGAAAGCTCAAAATGTCTGCTGCATCTCTTCCAAAATCACTGACAGATTCTTGTCTTTACTCTAAATCAAAAAATGATTATGTCACCAGTGATCTTGTCAAATCCTCATTTCCCAAGTCACTCCTTTCCTCACCATATAAGCAGAAACTGTACCACAGCACCAGCAGTTTAAATGATCATGGTCTTAATGATGGGATTCTAAAAGCTATTGAGCAGTATGCTTGCAAAGTTGTTGACCGAACCTTGGAGGTTAGCATGGAAGCAGCCAGGCTGCAGGCTGTGGAGAGTAAGAAGAAAACTGGGAAAGTTACTCAAGCTGGAAAACTAATCCATTCTTATGGAACTGCATGCAGGCTATGTAGTGCAATAGAGCAGCATGGCAGCTCTGTATCGCCTTGTCACTTCTTGCTGGGACATGATAGCTCAAGAAAAGGTAAACTGTGCTGTAAGTCCAGACTAAATTCTTGTCAAAAATCAAGAATCTTTCAGCTTAACATCCCTAAAATTCACATTGACCTTGATAAAAGATCATTGATTGCTGATAAAATAGTAAGTGCCGCGCTAGAAAAAGCAGAACGTGAGCTGAGTAGCGGATGTCCGGGAGCTGATAGCGGCATCGGACACAATGGCATGAGCTTTGCTGAAAGTCTTACTGCAGAAATCATGATGTCTGCTATGAAGAATGTCGGGCACGTCAATATAAG TTCTATTGGCAAAGATGGCTCCCAATCAGTGGACTCGGTTACCAGTCAACATACAAGTGTCAGTGTGGGTGATGACAGTACAGGCAGCTGGTCAAATCTGAGCTTCGAAGATGAACACCAAGATGAATGCAGCAGTTTTCTTCATCTTAGTGATAG TAATGGTAACAGCAGTAGCTGGAGCAGTCTGGGATTGGAGGGAGACATGGGTGAAGAGAATTTATCCTTCCCACCATCAGACAG TGATGGCACAGAAGAAAAAGATGAAGACCCCAAAGTAACTGCGGAAG TTGTAAATGAAAAATGCAAGATTCTATACATCAGAAATGTGGACATGGGACCAAGCATGGTGGAGGCGCAGCTGAGGACCATGTTACAGTGGATCGCTGCCTCAGACTCTGGCGTTTCTGAGGTCCACTTTCTCCATGCCAAACAAGACCTGTTGCCT ctTTTCAGACATATTAGAGAAAGGGGCTGGAGAATTGGTGACCTCCTACAAGCTGTTCTACAGTACTGTGAAAACTCGGATATGTCTACAGATATACCCAGTGCTTTGTATGGCTGGCTTTTGGAATATTGTTAA